The Prosthecobacter sp. SYSU 5D2 nucleotide sequence CTTGAGGCCGAGTCGAGAGGCAAGCGCATCAAAACGTCCGCCCACGGCCAAGTCCGCATCCATGGAGAACGCCAGCTTGCCAGCCTGCTTGAGGGTCTTTTTAGCCTCTTCCATTTTGCCAAGGGCCGCCTGAGTTTCCGCCTTGGCCGCCAGGCCTGGGATGTCCTCCGGCATGCCTTTCAGGCTGGCCTCCGCCTGTTTTTTGTCTCCCAGTTTCAGCCACAGGACAGCGGCTCTCTCTTTGGGCATTTCAGTGGCGGCCTTGAGTTTTGCCGAGGCATCTTTGGTGCCCGCCAGGACCGCCCTCAGAGCGCGCAGTTCGGCCGCAGCCGAAGCGGCGGCTTCAGGTTTTTTCGCCCCTTTGCTGGCGCCGATTTTCGGCTTCTTAGCCGCCTGCTTTTTGGCTTTCCACTGCCATTCATCAAGATGAGCGATGTTGATGTCGAGGGATTTGAGGTCGCCCTTTTCATAAAAGGCGATGCCGCGGGCACGACGGCGCGTGACCTCATGGCTGGCATCGTCCACAGCAGCGATTAGCGGACTGTCCGTGACGGCCAGAAGCTCGTCCCACATCTCCCATTTAAGCAGTGTCTCGATCAAGCGGGTGCGCCCGTAGCTGGCGCTGCCTTTGGCCAGGGTGTTGTATTTGGGATGCCGGGGGTTCGCGATCAGGCTTTTGGCCAGGGCGATGGCTTCTTTGGCACGGCCAAGCTCATTGAATGTGCGGACAAGCCACTCCTCATTATGCGCGTAGTTGTGAATCTGGTCCGGCAGCACCCAGTTTTTGATCATATACGCATGGTCGGCACGGGTGCTGGCTTCCTGCTGCCAGGCGGCATCGTCGTATCTTTTCAGTTTGGAAAAGGTATGTCCTGGCATGTGCCACATGTGGGCGATGCCCGGTGCAGCCTGGCCATTTTGGGCGGCGGATTTCAGAGCTCGGGCGGGCTTGCTGCCATCCCAAAGATGGATGCGGTAATGATGGGCCGGATGCTCAGGATTCGCGGCGAAGACTTGGTCTAGCAGAGCGTCCACAGCCTGCGGGCTGCTGATGGGGGCCTCGCCTTTGGCATGCCAGATTTTCCACGCCAGGAAGGCCTTTGCCTCGACGTCCTCAGGGTGCTCCTGGACGATGGCTTCCAGGTCCCGGATGAAATCCAGGGCACGTTGTTTTTTGTCGCGCTTGTCCTCTTTATAAAAATTCTCCAGCGTGGTCAGCCAGAGCTTTTCATGGGCACTGGCCTTGCCTTTTAAAGCGACCGCTTTTTTGACGAATCCTTTGGCACGGGCGTCGTTGTTCACATTGGCCATCGCCATGCCCCAATAGGCCATGGCACATTCAGGATCCAGCACCGCCACCTGGCGGAAGGAGCGCTCGGCCTCATAATACCAGAATCCATGAAGCTGGCCGATGCCCTGATTGAAGAACTTTTTGGCTTCGGCGTTTTTCGAAGAAATGGCGAAGTCCACCTTTCCGGTGCCAGGAATGAGCACCGCAGCCTGACGAGGCCCCTCATTGAAGGCCTCGCCATGCAGGGAGTGGCCAGGCAAGGGATCTGCCGCCGGGCTGAGGCAGGCGGCACTGAGGAAGAGAAAACTGGATAAACGAAGGTGCATGAAAGGCTGGGCTATCAACGCTTCCACAGTGCCCGATCATGCCAGGGAATGGCAATTCAGATCTTTCTCCAGCGGCGTGCCTTAAATTCATGACGCGGCAGGCTGTCCGGATCTGCCAGGCGCACGGGGATGCGCATGGAAAAGGTGTCGCGCAGTTTTGATTCAAGACGTTTGAGCAGTGTCTTGGGGACGTTGCCAGGAACTTCGATCAGCAGTTCAATCTCGTCCATGGCATCCACTTTGCGCTGCTCCACCATGAATTCGATGATCTCGCTGAACTGGCGGACGACGGCTTCCACGGCGCTGGGATAGACATTCACCCCGCGCACGACGACCATGTCATCCACCCGGCTGAGCACCCCGCCCTCCAGGGCAAGTCGGCCATTCCAAAGACGTTTTTTCACCCAGTCGCCTGTGCGATAGCGCAGCAAGGGCCCCGCAGCGCGGTCGAGTGTGGTGAGGACGAGTTCTCCGTGCTCACCATCGGCCACTTCCAGGCCGCTGGCGGGATCAATCACCTCCGCCAGGTAAGCTTCTTCAAGGACCATCAAGAGCCCCGGTGCCTCGGTGAGCTCGTAACTGACAGGGCCCACCTCCGTCATGCCATGATGGTCATACACACGGGCATTCCACAGCTTTTCAATACGGGCGCGCACCTCCGGGATGCTCCCTCCAGGCTCTCCGGCAACGATGATTTTGCGGATGCGCAGGGACTCCAGGAATACGCCGCTGACTTCACCAATGAGCTCTCCGAGACGAAGAGCATAGGTGGGCGTGCAGCAGAGAACCGTAGCCTCATAACGGGCCATCATTTCTAACCGGGCCTGGCTGGAAAGACCGCCGCTGGGAAGTGACAGGTAGTGACCGCTGGCGGCCTCATAAGCAGTCCAAAAACCGAGAAAGGGGCCGAAGGAAAAGGCGAAGAAAATACGGTCCACTCCCTTCACCAGATCGGCGGCCTCATAAACCCGCCGCCAGCAGGCCAGCATGGACTCCCAGCTTTCACAGGTATCCAGCCAGGCCACAGGCTGACCGCTGCTGGTGCCGCTGGTCTGGCAAAAGCGCGTGTAATTTTGCAGTGGTTGAGTCAGGTGGGTGCCAAAGGGTGGATGGGCCACACGGTCCGCCAGCAGTTCGTCTTTGGTGGTAAAAGGAATCTGGCGGATGAAATCTTCCACCCCGTCCATGGCGGAGACGACGACACCTGCGGCCTTGAATTTGGGCACGTAAAAGCCGTCCGCCGCCGTCACGGCCAGCAGGATGGAGCGCAGCTTGCGCCACTGGCCGGCGCAAAGGCGGTCACGGTCTAGGAGGTTGGTTTCTTCGTCCACGCAGAAGGGTTGGCGAGCGGTGAGAATGGGTCAAACAGAGATGCAGGTAAGGAATGCCATCCCCCATCAAAGTAAGCTGCGGACTGCACCCACAGCCCCGGCCTCGTCCCCCAGGCTGGCCAGGGCCAGGCGCACCCGGTGCCCTCCCGGTCGCCATTCATAAATATCCAAATAGGTGGCCAGCGGATTCAGCAGGCGGTCCCCTGCCCCGGTAGCAATTCCACCACCCAGAATGACAAGCTGCGGATCGAGCACGTTAATGAGGCTGCCGATGGCGGCAGCCAGGCAGCGCACGGATTCCCCCCACACTTTTTCAGCGTGGGCATTTCCAGCGGAGACGGCATCCAGCAAGGCGTGGGTGGTGGCGTAGCGGCCTTCGCCTCGCGCCTGGATGGTATTGTTTCCAATCGCTGCCTCCAGACTGCCAGGGTTGCCATAAAGATCCACTGGCGCATTCACATCGGTGGCGATGTGGCCCAAGTGCCCGGCGCGGCCAATGGCCCCTTTGAGCAGGCGGCCATCGCTGAAAACCGCCCCGCCGACGCCCGTGCCGAGGGTAATCATAAAGACATCCTGGCAGCCTTTTGCCGCCCCTGTCCAAACCTCCCCGAGCAGGGCGGCATGGGCATCATTCAGCACATTGACGCGCCGTTGGAGAAAGGCGGGCCAGTCCAGCTTTTCCAGGCCATGCATGCGCCCAGGCATCCAGTCAATGCAATGGCCCGCAGGATTTGCGAGCCCGGGAGCAGACAGGCCGACGGGCAGGTTTGACTGGCCGGCACGGCTTTCAAATTCCTCGATGATGTCCCGGATTGTCAGGGCAAACCGCGGCACCTTATCTTCAAACTCACCGTCCAGGGTGGGTCGGGACAGACTGGTGATGAGCTGGCCGCTGCCGCAGTCAATGAGGGCCGCTTTGATGTTGGTTCCGCCAAGGTCAATACCAATGGCGAGGTTGCTGGAAAGATGGGTCATATTTGAAAATAAAGAGGCAAAAAGCAAAGGCGGTCATTCCCTGCCTTCAGAGACCGTCCAGCCGCCATCCACGGCCAGCACCTGGCCAGTGATGAAGCGGGAAGCCCGCGAAAGCAGGAAGAGCGCGGCGCCTTCCACATCCTCCGGCGCGCCCACACGTCCCCCATCCAGCGGCTGTTTCGCCGAAATGAAGCGGACGATGCCCTCATCTCCCACAGCGCGCTGGGACATGGGTGTCTCCACCAAAGCGGGAGCGATGACATTCACACGGATGTTTTGGGGTGCATAATAACTGGCGATGGATTTGCTAAATCCAATGATGCCCGCCTTGGCCGCCGCATAGGCATGACTGGCGAAGTATTGAGGCGACGGCGACCAGCCGAGAACGCTGCCCATGTTCAAAAGGCAGCCGCCACCTCCCTGTTGAAGAAACTGGCGCACGGCGGCGCGGTTGGAGGCGATCAGGGAGGCAAGGTTTAAATTGAGGGTGTATTGCAACCCTTCATCGGTGATCTCGTGAAGTGGCCCGTCCCCTCGCGAGCGACCGCTGCCGCCAGCCACATGGTAAAGGGCATCCAGCCGGCCAAAAGATTCCACCGCCAGCGCCACGGCCCGGTCAGCCGCCTGAGGCTGGCTGGCATCTGCGGCAAATCCGCGCGCCTTCGGCCCGAGCAAATCTAGTGCGGCGCGGACATTGGCCTCGCTGCGGCTGGTCACGACTACGCGCGCGCCATTGGCAATGAGCGCCTGTGCAGCCGAGAGACCGAGCCCGGTGGTGCCGCCCATGACAACGACGGAGAGTCCTGCAACATCGTAACGTGTGTTCATCAAGGGCCAGTATCCCGAAGGCAAGAAGGCTGGCAAGTGCGGGAGCGGTCTTCGCTAATCAAGCAAGGATCTCCTTCACCACATGCCCGTGCACATCGGTGAGGCGGAAGTCGCGGCCGGCATAACGGTAAGTCAGTTTTTCGTGATCCAGCCCGAGCATATGGAGAATGGTCGCGTGGAGGTCATGCATGTGGACTTTGCCATCCACAGCCATGAAACCGATGTCATCCGTGGCCCCGTGGGCGAAGCCTGCCTTCACCCCGCCGCCGGCGAGCCAGACAGTGAAACCCAGTGGATTGTGGTCACGTCCGGTGCCATTTCTTTCTGCATACGGCGTGCGGCCAAATTCGCCTCCCCACCAGACGATGGTGTCTTCCAAAAGGCCACGCTGTTTCAGGTCGGTCAGCAAGCCGGCTATGGGCTTGTCCACGGCAGCCGCGTGATCGCCATGTTTGGGCAGGTTGCTGTGCTGGTCCCAGGCGGGATTGTTGGAGTTGTCCCCGTAGTTGACCTGGATGTAACGCACGCCCTGTTCGGCCATGCGGCGGGCCATGAGGCACTGGCGGCCGAAGTTGTCCGTGGTCTTGTCACCGATGCCGTATAGCTGGAGGGTGGACTCCGATTCCTGCGCGAGATCCAGGGCGTCCGGAGCCTTGTTTTGCATGCGCCAGGCGAGTTCATAACTCTGGATGACGGCTTCGATCTCATTGTCCCCGGGCCGGAGTTGCTGCGAGTTCAGCGCGCCTAGCAATTCATACTGCCGCCGCTGCTGCTCGGGCGTCCAAGTGCTGTTGACGATGTTTTTGATGGTGGCCTCCTTGCTCGGCAGGCCGCTGCGGCCCAGCGGGGTGCCTTGATAAAGGGCAGGCAGAAAGGCATTGCCGTAATTGCGGGGGCCGCCATTGCCCAGGCTGGGGCTGATGGTGACAAAACCGGGCAGATTTTCATTCTCCGAACCCAGGCCATACATCACCCAGGCACCCATGCTGGGGCGAATGAAGCTGGTGGTTCCGGTGTGCAGAAAGAGGGTGGCAGGGCCATGGGCCACCCCCTCCGTATGCATACCGTGGAGGAAGCAGAGGTCATCCACGTGCTTGTTGATGTTCGGAAACAAATTGGAGGCCCAGCGCCCGGTTTCACCATGCTGGGCGAAGTCCCACAATGGCTTTTTGATCCTCTGAGGGGAGCCTTTGCCGGTCTTGGCGACCGTGCGCGGATCGGCGATATCAATGATCTTCTCGTCGTCCTTTAACAGGCGCGGTTTGTAATCAAACGAGTCCACATGACTGACGCCGCCCTGCATGAACAGGAAAATGACCCGCTTGGCGCGCGGTGCATGATGAGGCTGCGGACCTGGGAGGGGACTGCCTGCAGCCCAGGCCTGCTTCTGCGCGAGCGCAGACGCTGCGAGGTATCCGAAACCACAGCCCGTGGTCTGGAGAAAGGAGCGTCGGGAAGAGAACATGGGGTTAGAACGGGCCGAGCATGAGCTTTTTTGCTTAAAGAACCAAGATCATTTGATCATGAATTGGGAAAATTTGATCTGGAAGCAGCCATCCAATCCTGGCGAGCCAGCCGATTAAGTCATGTCTCGACATTTTGACCCCGGCGTTATTTGATGGACGAGAATTGATCCATGACTCTCGCGAACTCCCTCTTCCGTTCATTCCTCTTCGTCGTCTGTCTTGGAACTGCACTGAGCAGTTGCAGTTCCACGTCGAACGAAGAGTCTGCCGCGCAGCCTGAACGCAAAAGCGACGCCTTTTGGATCGGCGACCAGGTATCCGGCAGCCCGCGGCTGGTGATTGACCTCAGCGCCCAGCGCATCCGTTATTATAAGGGAGAAAAGCTGGTCGGGGTCTCCCCGATATCCTCTGGACGGGAAAGTCATTCAACCGTTACTGGCAGTTTCAGGATTTCCCAGAAATCCCGCTACCACCGTTCATCTCTGTACGGGGATTATGTGGATGATGCAGGCAATGTGGTGGTCTCCGATGTGGATGTGAGGAAGGATCCGCGCCCGCCTGGGACGCGCTTTCTCGGAGCCAAAATGAATTATTTTATGCGTGTGGTCGGGGCGATCGGCATGCATGAAGGCTACTTGCCTGGCTACCCGGCCTCCCATGGCTGCATCCGCCTGCCCACGGACATGGCGGCCCATTTTTACAATGCCACGCCGCATGGTACGCCGGTAAAGATTGTGGGCAATGCGGCGCTGGCTCCTTATGAGCAGCCGGTCACCGTCCCCGCCCCCGCTGA carries:
- a CDS encoding redoxin domain-containing protein; protein product: MHLRLSSFLFLSAACLSPAADPLPGHSLHGEAFNEGPRQAAVLIPGTGKVDFAISSKNAEAKKFFNQGIGQLHGFWYYEAERSFRQVAVLDPECAMAYWGMAMANVNNDARAKGFVKKAVALKGKASAHEKLWLTTLENFYKEDKRDKKQRALDFIRDLEAIVQEHPEDVEAKAFLAWKIWHAKGEAPISSPQAVDALLDQVFAANPEHPAHHYRIHLWDGSKPARALKSAAQNGQAAPGIAHMWHMPGHTFSKLKRYDDAAWQQEASTRADHAYMIKNWVLPDQIHNYAHNEEWLVRTFNELGRAKEAIALAKSLIANPRHPKYNTLAKGSASYGRTRLIETLLKWEMWDELLAVTDSPLIAAVDDASHEVTRRRARGIAFYEKGDLKSLDINIAHLDEWQWKAKKQAAKKPKIGASKGAKKPEAAASAAAELRALRAVLAGTKDASAKLKAATEMPKERAAVLWLKLGDKKQAEASLKGMPEDIPGLAAKAETQAALGKMEEAKKTLKQAGKLAFSMDADLAVGGRFDALASRLGLKDGWRGPAPKRDDSGERPALDTLGPMHWQPPGAPKWEALTLDGKPVDSSVFAGKPHILLFYLGSACGHCMEQVNAFNKVAQDYEKAGIQLAAVTLEPMSLAGRITEQMKTGQLPAFPIYCNPGLEMFKSFRAYDDFEEEPLHAAVLVDAQGRLRWWDVSWEPFSDTGFLLAESQRLLSLE
- a CDS encoding AMP-binding protein, which encodes MDEETNLLDRDRLCAGQWRKLRSILLAVTAADGFYVPKFKAAGVVVSAMDGVEDFIRQIPFTTKDELLADRVAHPPFGTHLTQPLQNYTRFCQTSGTSSGQPVAWLDTCESWESMLACWRRVYEAADLVKGVDRIFFAFSFGPFLGFWTAYEAASGHYLSLPSGGLSSQARLEMMARYEATVLCCTPTYALRLGELIGEVSGVFLESLRIRKIIVAGEPGGSIPEVRARIEKLWNARVYDHHGMTEVGPVSYELTEAPGLLMVLEEAYLAEVIDPASGLEVADGEHGELVLTTLDRAAGPLLRYRTGDWVKKRLWNGRLALEGGVLSRVDDMVVVRGVNVYPSAVEAVVRQFSEIIEFMVEQRKVDAMDEIELLIEVPGNVPKTLLKRLESKLRDTFSMRIPVRLADPDSLPRHEFKARRWRKI
- a CDS encoding ROK family protein, whose product is MTHLSSNLAIGIDLGGTNIKAALIDCGSGQLITSLSRPTLDGEFEDKVPRFALTIRDIIEEFESRAGQSNLPVGLSAPGLANPAGHCIDWMPGRMHGLEKLDWPAFLQRRVNVLNDAHAALLGEVWTGAAKGCQDVFMITLGTGVGGAVFSDGRLLKGAIGRAGHLGHIATDVNAPVDLYGNPGSLEAAIGNNTIQARGEGRYATTHALLDAVSAGNAHAEKVWGESVRCLAAAIGSLINVLDPQLVILGGGIATGAGDRLLNPLATYLDIYEWRPGGHRVRLALASLGDEAGAVGAVRSLL
- a CDS encoding SDR family oxidoreductase, whose amino-acid sequence is MNTRYDVAGLSVVVMGGTTGLGLSAAQALIANGARVVVTSRSEANVRAALDLLGPKARGFAADASQPQAADRAVALAVESFGRLDALYHVAGGSGRSRGDGPLHEITDEGLQYTLNLNLASLIASNRAAVRQFLQQGGGGCLLNMGSVLGWSPSPQYFASHAYAAAKAGIIGFSKSIASYYAPQNIRVNVIAPALVETPMSQRAVGDEGIVRFISAKQPLDGGRVGAPEDVEGAALFLLSRASRFITGQVLAVDGGWTVSEGRE
- a CDS encoding DUF1501 domain-containing protein, with protein sequence MFSSRRSFLQTTGCGFGYLAASALAQKQAWAAGSPLPGPQPHHAPRAKRVIFLFMQGGVSHVDSFDYKPRLLKDDEKIIDIADPRTVAKTGKGSPQRIKKPLWDFAQHGETGRWASNLFPNINKHVDDLCFLHGMHTEGVAHGPATLFLHTGTTSFIRPSMGAWVMYGLGSENENLPGFVTISPSLGNGGPRNYGNAFLPALYQGTPLGRSGLPSKEATIKNIVNSTWTPEQQRRQYELLGALNSQQLRPGDNEIEAVIQSYELAWRMQNKAPDALDLAQESESTLQLYGIGDKTTDNFGRQCLMARRMAEQGVRYIQVNYGDNSNNPAWDQHSNLPKHGDHAAAVDKPIAGLLTDLKQRGLLEDTIVWWGGEFGRTPYAERNGTGRDHNPLGFTVWLAGGGVKAGFAHGATDDIGFMAVDGKVHMHDLHATILHMLGLDHEKLTYRYAGRDFRLTDVHGHVVKEILA
- a CDS encoding L,D-transpeptidase family protein; translation: MTLANSLFRSFLFVVCLGTALSSCSSTSNEESAAQPERKSDAFWIGDQVSGSPRLVIDLSAQRIRYYKGEKLVGVSPISSGRESHSTVTGSFRISQKSRYHRSSLYGDYVDDAGNVVVSDVDVRKDPRPPGTRFLGAKMNYFMRVVGAIGMHEGYLPGYPASHGCIRLPTDMAAHFYNATPHGTPVKIVGNAALAPYEQPVTVPAPAEPASIPGSSNWLRPERRSKIPKRQALAPGTTLYL